In the Maniola hyperantus chromosome 13, iAphHyp1.2, whole genome shotgun sequence genome, aaaattcatctAATCTTATATCGTTAAAGACTGtttgaataaaattacttttatttcaaaaagttATCTTTAtaactgattttgatttttctttAGTTACCTGTCGTCATTTGACGATATTGAgggaaacataaaaaatattgcagCCTCACTTCCTATCTGTCTCCGTAAAAAAGCGCGGGTCATGTGAATAAATGACGCGTGCCATTGTATACTATTCCAATATCCAGGGAAGTGTCAGTCAACGTGGCCGAGCCTTTGTTACGGATTCAGGTAACGTGTGTGGAATGTAATTGTTATAGCATCCCGGCCGTGCTTGGACACCGTTGGGACTTCAACGTCTATACGCGTAAGTGCTAAGCTTATTTCTGGAAATCCAtagcttaaataaataaagtgtcTATGTCACAGTAACTTATGCCACCCGCGGTTTTAACCGCGTGAaagtctcatcatcatcaatccatcacTGGCTCGCTACTGTCGGGCCTCCCCTCAAAATGAGAaaggttaggccatagtctaccacagtagtgtataattgggcattctagatcattaaagcatgtttcgtttcacttcgtttcacttcgttccaCTTCGTTCACGAAACATGCTTTAGTGATCTAGCAATGCCCAATTATAGCTTTTGCATTTCGTTCATTCGAAACATGATTTAGTGATTTTCAGTTCGGTTGCTATCTGGTTTTGTCTTGAGTCGATTTCGATCTGTTTCAGAAAGTGAATAAACATATTcataaacaatatttgtatgttCACGTTACGATCGAAGCGACTCGCGTACGCCAGCAAGCAGTTTGAGCGCTAGGCGACGCGGCGCTCGTGAATCCATTAATCGAATCCACGATACGTGAATACATTATCATTGGCAGAAAGCGAGCTCTCCATCAACAAATAAAGTGTTATGTTATGCACGCTTTTATCACAACTTACgatgaggaaaacatcgtgaggaaacccgcatgcttgGATGATTATTATCTGACATGTGTTTACCCACCAACCACACTGAGCCAGCGCGGTGGATTCAGGCTCAAATCCCTATCGCTATCTGAGAGGAGGTCATTTTCCAGCAAAGGGAGTTTAAAAGGCTGTTACTTACCGTGGTAGCGAGCTCATCTCTGGGAAGGAAAAGGCGTTCTTCTGAAAAACATTAACATTGaaacacctattttatataggtaaagtAACATATCCAAGTTAAATTGCGAAATATTTCTTGCTAATCGGTATATTGCTGACTGAAATACGATGCATCATGTTTACTTCATTTTTGTACCTAATGTCTACCAAGTGTTTTCTGCAAATAGTAatcaatacagggtgtaatttagTTGGTTCCTCATTACTTCTTTTGATACTAAATTAACAGTAAATTAATAGATAGACGTTTattgtatagtttatttattattttggtattaCGCTTTTATTCTCCAAATAGTAATACAGAAAGTTTGTTTTTAACCCAAgctgattataataatagtaagttaCCGTAGTTACTCGAATAGGAATCGGAACTAGAACCCCATGCATTTCCGCATAGTATAGGTATAGACGAATTGAATAAgatcctacttataatattataaatgtgaaagtgtggatgtttggatgtttgttactcaatcacgcaaaaacagctaaacggatttggatgaaattttaaatgaagatagattataccctggattaacacatagactacattttatttcggaaaattaaagggttcctgCGGGAATGAAAAAActtaatcaacgcggacgaagtcgtaggcatcatctagtataatcagatataggtacctattagtaattttataactgAAAGCTATTAGATTACATCCTGTACCTTTGTGAAGTGCAAGACAAGCATTTCGTTGAATTGTAAGTTTGCGTCTAAACGATAACTTGGGTTCCGTGTatataaatgaacataaatatattcaatacaaatactacttatagccgcagacataatcaaggaaaatataattttatgtaggtacctactactacctatgtcatcatcatcatcatcatgatcaacccatcaccggctcactacagagcacgggtctcctctcagagtgagaagggttttgaccatagtctatcacgctgaccacatgcggattggtagacttcacacacctttgagaatattatggagaactctcaggcatgcaggtttcttcacgatattttccttcaccgttaaagcaagtgatatttaattacttaaaatgctcataactccgaaaagttagaggtgcgtgctcgggatcaaaccccaaacctccaattagaaggcggacgtccaaaccactaggctatcactacctatatacctactatatatatagaagaattcacaaacttgcattttaaagttttttaaaagtaatactaagatagtgttttataaattattttacaacggaaccctaagcaAAAACTGCAAGCATTTACGTAGAATTGCAAGTTTGAGTCTAAACGATAACTTGGGTTCCGTGTatataaatgaacataaatatattcaatacaaatactacttatagccgcagacaaaatcaaggaaaatataattttatgtaggtacctactactacctatgtcatcatcatcatcatcatcacgatcaacccatcaccggctcactacagagcacgggtctcctctcagagtgagaagggttttgaccatagtctatcacgctggccacatgcggattggtagacttcacacacctttgagaacattatggagaactctcaggcatgctgtttcttcacgatattttccttcaccgttaaagcaagtgatatttaattacttaaaacgcaaataactctggaaagttagaggtgcgtgcccgagaccgaaccctcgacctccaattagaaggcggacgtcctaaccactaggctatcactacctatatacctactatatatatagaagaattcacaaacttgcattttaaagttttttaaaagtaatactaagatagtgttttataaattattttacaacggaaccctaagcaAAAACTGCAAGCATTTACGTAGAATTGCAAGTTTGAGTCTAAACGATAACTTGGGTTCCGTGTatataaatgaacataaatatattcaatacaaatactacttatagccgcagacaaaatcaaggaaaatataattttatgtaggtacctactactacctatgtcatcatcatcatcatcatcatcatgatcaacccatcaccggctcactacagagcacgggtctcctctcagagtgagaagggttttgaccatagtctatcacgctggccacatgcggattggtagacttcacacacctttgagaacattatggagaactctcaggcatgctgtttcttcacgatattttccttcaccgttaaagcaagtgatatttaattacttaaaacgcaaataactctggaaagttagaggtgcgggcccgagaccgaacccccgacctccaattagaagacggacgtcctaaccactaggctatcactacctatatacctactatatatatatatatagaagaattcacaaacttgcattttaaagttttttaaaagtaatactaagatagtgttttataaattattttacaacggaaccctaagcaAAAACTGCTTTAACGTTAGTTTCCCAATGGTAGTTAcgacacattctgtaaaataacaatcatattattatatattttatttaaattgttttctaATTTTGCGACTATCAAATTTTGCATATTCAGGCAAGCGTGCGGGGAATGACCTGAAGCGGCGGAGTCCGTCTAAACGACAACTTTGGGTTCCGTATGTATTATTGaacgtaaatatattaaataaaaatacttaaatataaaaacttaagtttataaaataaaaaagacaaaagcaaggaaaatataattttatgtaggtacctactactacctttattatcgtcatcatcatgatcggctcactacagagcacgggtctcctctcagagtgagaagggttttgaccatagtctatcacgctgaccacgtgcggattggtagacttcacacacctttgagaacattatggagaactctcaggcatgcaggtttcttcacgatgttttccttcaccgttaaagcaagtgatatttaattacttaaaacgcaaataactctggaaagttagaggtgcgtgcccgagaccgaaccccgacctccaatcagaatgcggacgtcctaaccactaggctatcgctacctatatacctactatatatatagaagaattcacaaacttgcattttaaagttttttaaaattaatactaagatagtgttttataaattattttacaacggaacACTAAGCAAAAACTGCTTACAGTGGGTGTTATGAACGTTTATAAGCATGGTTTTCGAAAATACATCATTCATCCAACAAAGTCAACGAGTCGTGGAAGGAGTTTTCAAAGCTGAAAACTTGCAAGAGCCTGCGAGCCGCCTCTCACCTGCTACCTGCCTGATCTATCGCGCTACAGTCGTCACCATTATTCATAATGTACGTAAGTGTTAAAATCAATGTTTAACTTCAgttttaaaactagatttaaCGCAACATAGTGATAGCGTTATGAAATCAATTAGTTGATAATACCTCATTAtagtaattatcatcatcatcatcatcatcagcaacccatcaacggctcactactgagtgcaggtctcctctcagagaaaggttataggccatagtccaccacgccggtCCAATGCGAATTGGCGGACTTCGAGAACTTTTTTATGtggaactctcaggtgtgcaggtttcctcaggatgttttccttcaccgttgaagcaagtgatatttaattatcacttagcttcgaaaagtcagaggtgcgtgccagggattgAACTTGCGACCCGAATAGGAGACCAcagccctaaccactaggctatcactgcttatagtaattataaataaatctaatctaaatatttaaccgacttcaaaaaaaggaggaggttctcaattcgtcggaatctttttttttttttactaatttgttccttttagttttaaattctattgtttgatttattttagtAGCATTTTGTCGTCAATGCTTTTTGTACATAGCACAAGGTTTTTATACAGAATATCAGCGTTGGAAATATATTAAGATGTGTATCCAACAGATGCTGAGTAGACGACTTTTGGttctcataattattatttttgtaaattgtgtttttgaaccaaataaagattttattattattatgaaatgttttgctaatatttttcttaaagattttatttttatattttttctattaggTCTGATTCAGAATATGAATTTGCAGTACCACCGGCAAAGGTGAAAAAACCCAGGAAGTCTTCCACGCCTGCAAAAGTAGCCAGCAAGCAAACGAGCGAGGAACCAGCaaggtaatattatcattatactTTATTTCAGAGCGCttatctaaccgttgagctactaCGACTTTATAGTATAACTTGTGTGTTTGCGATATTCAATATTTTAAAGCTATACGCGGTCAAGAGTTATGGGTTCGAATCCCTGTTTAGTTTAGTAAAAGCAtgctagttttaatttataaggttactaatatttttgttttatttttagaagcCGGAAAGGAAAACTTTTGGACATCTTCGGTCTGCAATCGGATGACGATGAAGGTGGTGCAGTGAAGTCGCTACCATCGTTTATAGTGAACAGGGTCGCGAACGGCGTCCAGAGACGGAGCGTGTCTACGACAGGACCATTTTATTTGGAGTTGCGCGTGTACGACCGCTGCGACGCCGAGGCTACCGAGTCGGACGAACGCTGGAAGAAAGCGCTGCTGCGTTTGGCCTGCTCGGTGGACGACGACTCGTCGCAGTGGAAAGCACTGCAGCGACTCGTAAAGGAACTGCACGAATTATTTAAGGACTCGGACCCGACATTTATGTCGggtaactttaattttaagaaaagatagaacaattttaatgtatacgtgtatgtgtatgtgtgtagtacttaggtaataaggcaaatgaaggaataacattataagaaaggttttatttttattaattcattaGTTAGGTTCCTAATAAATGGTATAaggttttattagttttttggtTTTTCAGTTCTTTAGGTGTAAatctaatttttataaattcataaTGCCTTTTTGTCAAGTTTGCTCAGTCGAGGTGACTAAAAAGCAGTGGATAGGTCATCTCCGCAGTAACATACACAAAAGTATCTCTATGAATGAAATAAGTAGTGGAATTGTTAAAATTTCATCTGCTTTCCAAGGTAGAATAGCTTCATATCGAATACTTGCGTTGGAGTTTGAGCAAAGTTTgcttgaaatatttttagaaaatattagttctaaactaaaaagtattttaaattcttCTCTTAGTAACCATGATAGTATAAAAGTTAACTTTGAATATTTTGGTACTTTTCTCTTGTTCAAAAATAATGAACAAGAAACAAAGTCTTtcgttacaaaaaatatagttatttgTAAAAACTACTCATTTGATTGCATATTTCAGACACTTATTgagacaattaaaaaaaaaattcaagaattTGAAGAACGCGATAGTGGGTGGACTTTTTTATGCAATTCGTACTTGGAAGTAAATGTTAATAAATACGATCCATTGAATGGATCGAGCTATATTGATTTACCGCGATTGTTTAGAAATAAGAAAGCTTGTctcaatattaaaaatagtGATCCGTATTGTTTTCTGTGGTCTATTGTAGCAGCGGTTTATCCCACAAGCAAAAATAGCGCTCGCACATCCTCGTATCCTCATTTTCGTGACGTTTTGAACATACAAAATATGAATTTACCTGTTACATTTGCAGATATTAAGGTATTcgaatctaataactctaatattTCTGTTAATGTATACTCTTTAAAAAACAGTAATACGATTGTAGGTCCTATATATAGATCAGAGTTTAAgcgtaaaataaaagttaatttacATTTGATTGACAAAGGCAATAAATCACACTACGTTCTCATAAAAAATTTACCGCGTCTCGTTGGGAGACAAGTTACAAAACACCACGCTAAACTATATTTTTGTGATGATTGCCTTCTTTTCTTTTCAaccgaaattaatttaaataatcacATTTGTAGTGGTGTAGCTACAGTTTTACCAGAAAAAGGTTCTTttgtacaatttaaaaattttcaaCGTAAGCAAGATGTACCCTTTGTTATTTATGCAGATTTTGAAACATTATTAAAACCAGTTCATGGTTGCGAGCCTGACCCTTGTTGTAGTTACACGGCAAAACAACAGCTACACGTTCCTGCCGCCTTTGCATATCATATTGTCTGTTCTTTTGATGAAAATCTTAATAAGTTTAGACAATACCGAGGACCTGATTGTGTGATAAAGTTCATAGAGTTTCTTTTAAAAGatgttaaagaaatatattgtaTTTTGAACACTGAGATACCAATTATATTTTCAGAAGAAAATGCTAAAGCTCATGCTTCCGCTTCGAAGTGCCACATCTGTAAtgagttattattttttgataaagttAGAGACCATTGTCATTTGACAGGTTGTTATCGCGGTGCAGCACATCAGTATTGTAATTTGCGTTATAGCGTTCCAAAACTATtaccaatattttttcataatttgtcGGGTTATGAttgtcatttatttataaaagagcTAGGCGAACTCGAAGGAAATATAAAAGTTATTCCTAAGAGTAAGGAAAGTTACATATCGTTCACAaaatttttaaagatttctGATAGTCAGTTTGCACAAGTTAGATTTGTAGATTCTTATAAGTTTTTAAGCGCGAGCATTGCAAAATTAGTGAACGGATTAGACACCGATGACTTTATATACTTGAAAAAATACTTTCCCGAGGAGTCCCAATTtcaattagtaaaaagaaagggaGTATATCCTTATGACTTTATGACTGATTGGAAAAAGTTTCTATATGATCAACTTCCACCGAAacaatgtttttataatatgttaaatgATGAAAATGTCAGTGATGCTTGTTATAACCACGCTAAAACCGTTTGGGAAACATTTGGCATCTTAAACATGGGCGAATATACTGATCTCTACCTTAAAACTGACGtattgtaaacaaaaaaattccTGGTTTATTTAAAGATGAATTGGGCGGTGAAATAGTCACAGAATTTGTTGGTTTGAGATCGAAGTTATACTGcattaaaactgaaaaaaaagtaataaaaaaagctaAGGGGATTAAAAGGAACGTTATTCGAGATTTGTCATCAACCGATTACCAAAATGTTTTACTCAATAATTCACTAATTCGTAAGCAAAATATATTGTTTAAATCTATCAAACATGAAATATTCACCCAATCTGTAAATAAGATTGCACTGTCCAGCCAAGATGACAAACGTTACATTAAATCAGATAAAATCTCAACAGTTGCATGGGGTCATAAAacgatttctttttaattttttaatagggCTTGTTTTATTAAGTCTTAACACTTATTTGGCACGCTTCTAATTTTGCAAAGTTAGCAGATAGCATAAACATAGCGCATTGAACCTGCAAAAACGAGGTTATTAAAGTATCGCATCATGTTTCATTGACGGTCAACTGTGTCACGGCTTcagtagtttattttgttatttcatacgttaattttatttaatttgacaaATATTACTGTAGGTAAGTTATATTGTATTTAAGgtactacatattatgtagatcTACGAGTAGCTTGATAGCGAACAGTATTTTCTTTTACAGATATGAGCTACTCTAGTGAATTTCAGTGTGGTCAGCTATATGATTTTGAGACTGAAgttgaagaaataaaaaatcctagTCCCAGTCAATGTAAATCAAAACCGTCAAAACgaaaatctgataaaaataGCACAACTTTTGTTGTACGTAAAGTGTTAAAAAAAGGTCACCGGTTAATTAAAATCGAAGTTTGTGACTTAACTTTCGATGATAATCGAGACAATATAATTTTGAGTACCCAGTATGTGGTTGAAGACACTGTAGATGAAATAATGGATTTTACTGAAAGTGTTAtaagaaaaatttcaaaaaaaatgtgtgatagtaatatgtaggtataaaaattataattccaCGGCTCGTTGACTTTGTAAGTTATAGGTTATagattttaatttgtatttgtaatagTGGGGTATGAGTAAAGTagcttgtaagtaattttataaaataaaactagtttataaatatatttcaggttgttttattttaaaaatcgagTAAACatgtatacctataatatctataattaaacttcaatattatttacagaAATCCACTTTTTGATACACAAAACGTTTTTTAATGCACACTTTTTAGCatgaaaaatacaattaaaatcaTGATTCTTACAATATTCAATATGTAATCTTGAAAGATTAAAGCAGCCATGATCAGATAAATCTATCACTGAACAGTTTGAACACAGCTCTTTTATCCATTTTATTTTCTCGTGACCTTTTGTAAGTATCACTCTTTTATTCAAGAATGGTACGATAATACGCTTAAATTCGTAATAGTCTATATAGCCTTCGCTCCATCTCATTCCATTATACTTTTCTAACCATAGTACttgtttcttttcttctttagtCAATTTACTAAAGGGGTAAGGAGGTTTAATCAAAAATGTTTGTGTACAATCCTTTTTTTCAAATCCAagtgaaaattcttttattatGAATTCATTACCACTGTTTTTGAAGCCTTGTAAATCTACAATTAAGATTTCTGAAttcatgatatttttttaacaatgctactAAGTGGTTTATACTCGATAATACAGTCGTTCAAAATGAGACAATATGCTGCAGTTTGATCAGGTATTTCTG is a window encoding:
- the LOC138403160 gene encoding uncharacterized protein translates to MSDSEYEFAVPPAKVKKPRKSSTPAKVASKQTSEEPARSRKGKLLDIFGLQSDDDEGGAVKSLPSFIVNRVANGVQRRSVSTTGPFYLELRVYDRCDAEATESDERWKKALLRLACSVDDDSSQWKALQRLVKELHELFKDSDPTFMSGNFNFKKR